One Hydractinia symbiolongicarpus strain clone_291-10 chromosome 7, HSymV2.1, whole genome shotgun sequence genomic window, atttatttatttatttatttatttatttatttatttatttatttatttatttatttatttatttatttatttatttatttatttatttatttatttatttatttatttatttctcaactttctttttatttactttacttgaactttgtttgctttcttgtttatttgtttatttgtttatttcatCATGTCCTACAGTAATTAACAAAATGAGAGTAAATTACCGaatcatttttgtaaaaaacacaGATTATAGCACAGATCTAAACAAAcaatattttacaaattaaaCAGTAGTATACATAAATGAATATATAGTTATTTTACTTTATAATAGGGTCAAATCTAAGAATTATATAGCTACAcgttaaaagtataaaagaagttaaaaaagtAAAGCCCTTTATATCTCTCAGCATCATGCAATCCAGTCGCATTGTGCGTGTTGTTTATTTGTATTTAATTACTCATGAAATCACGTGAcgatgattttaaaaactataaagaACAAGACTACTTTAAAAATAGTTGActgctgattttttttcttgttattattCGACTCAGCAGTTCATAACAGATACTTTTCAGCTTATAATTTATGTTCGAAACTCACACGATTTTGGATGAAGCGCCAATTGAACAACAATGGATGAGACGACTGATTCAACTTGCGCTTTTTTTAAAGGAGATCTTCTGTTAAACAAAGTTGACTGTGAATGGATTAGGATCgacaaaacttaaaaagtatCCTATATAATTCCGCAATGCGCCTGCCATGCTTGATCGATAAAGCTtagggataaaaaaaattaagctagTTCAACAAAAGCCCATGaagcctttttttatttagctatatttttttatttatatattattatatttgcACATGTAAAGAGGATCATttgcaacctcgttctcagaacTTATTagacttttttttgtatttggaaGGTTCCGCCCAAATATATAGAAATCTAACAAGATCTGGGCACGAGGTTGAGTTCTTTGTCGCTGCAACTCTTTTCGTAATTAATCATCAGAGCACATTAATTCGATCAAATTTAACCGGTTGTGTggtctaattttaatttttttttcaaaacttttataaTGTTTATTAACTTTAAGACTTTTAGACACAAGACTTTAAATCGTGGGGATAGATACTATATATTCTATTATTATCTTGATCCAAAACAACTTGCACCCAAGAAGTCAgccaaaacgttttttaatcCTTTTATAATATTCTTATTTGTGctctttttttgtaattattcaTTACAGTCAAAAGCGTTTGCCTGCTGCCAAAATCAAACAGTCAATTTGCATCGTTACACAGTCTGTCATATATTGTCTATACTGCGACTCCATAATTGTATGTGAAGAAACACGATTTTAAGATATtgagaaatttttttgtatgtaaACTCGCAAAATTATGAGcaaattgataaaataaattgataTATAGATTAAAAAGACTCTAGCATAgtaaaatctgtaaaataagGGTCGGGTTTTAtggaaaaatttaacaaaataagaATCATCCACCATGAAGCCaaataatatgttttttataacaaaaatgtatgtatgaacttattttggacccGTACATCAGCgctttaaacttttgtttttcataaattattttttcttttttttcttgagtAGGAGGAGTTAGAACGTCAAACCATCCGACGTTttcaaagtcattttttttattttctgtctgttattaattttcaaacattgttttatttatttatttttagaaaaaacaacggCATCAGAAAATTCTACAACAGCTGTCGGAATTAAATTCACACACGACGCTTATACCCGACATAGCGCAAATACCTAATTTAAATTTCCCGACAACTCCTGCTAGTCCGACACCAAGTCTCGATAGTGTCGGTTCCGTAGAAGACGACACAAGATCGTCGTGTTTAAtgaacagtaaaaaaagaaagcgaACGTACATGTCACCTTCGCCGACAGCATACGACTGTAAAAAATCTCGACAAGAAAGTTATTTTAACTTCGCTAAAAAACAATTCTATCATGCTGACATTAATTTGACATATCTTGACAACATAACGACGTGTCATAGTTTTGACGCTGATTTTAGATACGACTCGATGAACTCATCAGTGCCGTCGCCGTCACCCGATTTCGACGACTTAGTTGACTGCATGTTAACTGAAAATCTTATCGCTCCGATCAATTTAAACGACTACATAATTAGCACCTAAAGTTTTCAAGAACGAACATGCAACCTCGTGTCAATTCCCTTCTGGCTAAAAAACAGAAGGCCTGTGACCTAGGTTGCTTGTTTACATATAAATTATTGGAGCAAGATTTGATATATTTATAGTAATTTGATTTCAGTTATTtacgcaaattttttttgtttatattttacgaCTTATTTCGCCCTATTATGGGCGATTTTTTTGTTCACTTCTGACACCATTACGCTTAGTGTATATTTCTGTTTATTAACAAGACGACTAACCTCCATTATGGAACAGCTTCACTCTGAAGCAACTCCACAACGGAGTGttataaacaatataaaaagcGCGCGCAAATACCTTGAACACTTGAAGCCTAAAGAGTTGTTCGAGCTTATTGTGCTCGCGTTTTACGTTAAGTTTTCTGCTACAGTATTTCGTTTACAGGGCTTGCGACTCCGAAAGACTGGGATTAGTGAATGACATCCTTTTGTGTTTTAATTATAGAAATAAAGTACTTaacgaattttttttgtttcttttacttAGATTTCTAGAATATAAGTTAAAAGTAGGCATATACTTAATGTCACTTTATCTTTTTCCgctccatttttaaaaaaaacctgttgCAAGCCctgagtttattttttttcacaaacaaATATTTAGCATACTTTTTAGGAGTTGAtaagtagaatttttttttcggtgacgttttgTACAAACAATCGGTCATTGTGCAAATATGTTTTCAGTTTCGTGTTCCTTTAGCACCCTCCTTTTATTGCATGAAATGTCTCATCTCTACAATCGCAGAGTTAAAACCGTGATGCTTTTGTTCGACCTAATACTTAGACTGTCATAATCCTCTTCTGAAGAAAACACACTTTCACACGCTAGTAATGTGGATAGTTTTGTAGAAATAGTTGTCTACAAAAAATTTCCTTGTTAAgaaatgtgtatttttttaCCCTGTCCTCTTTTCATGTTATTACTTTCTCTTAGATAACGTCTTTGCTAAAATTATTATTCCTTAAGCCTAAATCTTGCTAACGTCTTCCTCAATCTCTTCTTGAATATTTGCTTTATAAACGAAGCAAATATACTCTCGTCACGGAGAGTTATTTTTAACAGACTGTCTTATCCCACTATCCGCTTTACGGTAAGTATCTAAGAAGTTTGACTAAGATTTACTTTCTTTAACGCAACACCGGAAGGAAAGCTGTGGGTACATGTTTTTATAGAAATCTGCAACTTTAACAGAAGTTCAGTGGTAATAAAATTAGCCAATAAAATCGTGCCCATCACCGGCAACCTTGTCCCCAAGTCTGTTGAAATtatcaaataaagaaaaaaccctAAAGACGAGGTTGGTTGGGCAAGGCAACTTTTAATATTTCATTGTAATTGTTAAGAGCAGAGTAATAAATATTACCTTGCTGAGTTTTAGACTCGTTTATCATGAATTCGTCACTTAACATCAATGCGGTTAAATTTAAACATTGGATAGCTAAAAATTCAAACTGGGTTAGTTGTGAGGTTGTTTAAAACATGTTTCACCTAAACCGTCTAAAATTCATCTAATTTGACTTTACAAACACACTTTTCTATGAGTTACATCAATTTGATAGTTTTATGCACCTTTCGGATTGCAGCAGGAAATGGTTAATAAATGAGCACTTgatagaaaaaaagtttttcttattgcggcaacaaaattaaaaaccgATTAAAACAATAATTTCAGTTTAAATGCTC contains:
- the LOC130649118 gene encoding uncharacterized protein LOC130649118; protein product: MASTASFKFAILDNNLLDSSMGSTQGLLSFMTDASRQIKTYLGDSDLKAQKKQRHQKILQQLSELNSHTTLIPDIAQIPNLNFPTTPASPTPSLDSVGSVEDDTRSSCLMNSKKRKRTYMSPSPTAYDCKKSRQESYFNFAKKQFYHADINLTYLDNITTCHSFDADFRYDSMNSSVPSPSPDFDDLVDCMLTENLIAPINLNDYIIST